One Hordeum vulgare subsp. vulgare chromosome 4H, MorexV3_pseudomolecules_assembly, whole genome shotgun sequence DNA window includes the following coding sequences:
- the LOC123446609 gene encoding uncharacterized protein LOC123446609, which yields MELKRTSLATEPSLAGMLLCSLPNSRMSSSAPAPRPQSRGIAGDEAEPCVTAPFPIPAMASSAPAPPLPPLLFPDADSG from the exons ATGGAGCTAAAGAGAACATCACTGGCGACCGAGCCGAGCCTTGCGGGGATGCTCCTCTGCTCTCTCCCTAACTCGCGGATGTCCTCTTCAGCTCCTGCTCCGCGGCCACAGTCAAGGGGAATAGCCGGAGACGAAGCCGAGCCCTGCGTGACTGCTCCCTTCCCGATCCCAGCGATGGCCTCTTCGGCCCCTGCTCCCCCGCTTCCGCCTCTTCTCTTCCCAG ATGCAGACTCAGGTTGA
- the LOC123448941 gene encoding DDB1- and CUL4-associated factor 8, producing the protein MAAVGKASGRRAASCFFEVRKREIGSSSSRASSSQISGSEGLILRMSQYGKLRGHSGCVNTVSFNPAGDLLVSGSDDTDIILWDWLAKTKKLTYPSGHQQNVFHARVMPFTDDSTIVTVAADGQVRVGQMKQGGEFTTKQIGEHHDRAHKMALEPGSPHILYSCGEDGLVQHFDLRSDSPIKLLTCYSFSNRRRRVRLNTIAIDPQNPNYFSIGGSDEYVRLYDFRKINLDSSSNMDLPVDTFCPKHLLMGGKVHVTSIAYSYSSEILVSYNDELIYLFQNYMGLGPNPESTQPEHLDKLEQLQSYSGHRNFRTVKGVSFFGPNNEYVLSGSDCGHVFIWRKKGGKLMRMMRGDKYVVNCIEPHPHFPFLATSGIDKSIKTWTPSSSKVMPLPQYANQIIASNEREREAHASQGEVTLSSDVMMRVLRLQSRRSELYANHEPSAADFATGGDETFFIGLGDGDRNQRSNSDPRECIVT; encoded by the exons ATGGCCGCTGTCGGCAAGGCATCTGGCCGCCGGGCGGCCAGCTGCTTCTTCGAGGTCCGCAAGCGCGAGATCGGCTCATCCAGCTCCCGCGCTTCCTCGTCCCAAATCAGCGGCTCCGAG GGCCTAATTTTGCGGATGAGCCAATATGGAAAGTTGCGAGGCCATAGTGGCTGTGTTAATACTGTAAGCTTCAATCCTGCTGGTGACCTCCTTGTGTCTGGTTCAGACGACACAGACATCATACTATGGGACTGGCTTGctaaaactaaaaaactaacttaCCCTTCTGGACATCAACAAAATGTCTTTCATGCTCGTGTGATGCCATTCACAGATGATAGCACCATTGTGACCGTTGCTGCTGATGGTCAG GTTAGGGTGGGACAAATGAAGCAGGGTGGTGAATTCACAACCAAACAAATTGGGGAACATCATGATCGTGCACATAAGATGGCTCTCGAACCGGGAAGTCCTCACATACTTTACAGCTGTGGAGAGGATGGCTTAGTACAACAC TTTGACCTGCGCAGTGATTCACCAATAAAGCTTCTCACCTGCTATTCATTCTCAAATAGAAGGCGCCGTGTACGACTGAATACCATTGCCATTGACCCACAGAACCCTAATTATTTTTCGATTGGTGGCTCCGATGAGTATGTACGGCTGTATGATTTTAGGAAAATAAACTTGGACTCTTCAAGCAATATGGACCTACCAGTTGATACCTTCTGCCCTAAGCACCTTCTTATGGGTGGGAAGGTCCACGTCACTAGTATTGCATACTCGTATTCAAGCGAGATACTTGTCTCATACAATGATGAGCTTATCTACCTgttccagaactatatgggtcttGGTCCAAATCCTGAATCAACACAGCCAGAGCATTTGGACAAGCTCGAGCAGCTACAATCATACTCTGGTCACAGAAATTTCAGAACTGTTAAAGGAGTCAGTTTCTTTGGACCCAATAATGAATATGTTTTGAGTGGGTCAGACTGCGGGCATGTGTTCATTTGGAGGAAAAAGGGAGGTAAGTTGATGAGGATGATGCGTGGCGATAAATACGTCGTTAATTGCATCGAACCCCATCCGCATTTTCCGTTTCTAGCTACTAGTGGGATCGACAAAAGCATAaagacttggacaccttcgtcaAGCAAAGTGATGCCATTGCCTCAATATGCAAATCAA ATAATAGCGTCAAACGAGCGGGAGAGGGAAGCCCATGCCTCCCAAGGAGAAGTGACGCTTTCATCAGACGTCATGATGCGTGTCTTAAGATTGCAAAGCAGACGATCTGAATTGTATGCAAATCATGAACCATCTGCTGCCGATTTTGCAACTGGTGGTGATGAGACTTTCTTCATTGGGCTTGGTGATGGTGATAGGAACCAAAGATCGAACTCTGATCCCAGGGAATGCATTGTGACATGA